From a region of the Tamandua tetradactyla isolate mTamTet1 chromosome 10, mTamTet1.pri, whole genome shotgun sequence genome:
- the LOC143647750 gene encoding Golgi-associated RAB2 interactor protein 4-like, with product MSGRGEVPYYIVRSGPAASMFNMPMGKLQRHLSEGEYDMFKYAPVFESDFIQVTRRGEVIDMHNRVQIVTVGIVCTSPLLPIPDVMLLAKPITRRGQTTQGRGRQTEKTMELTRLLPLKLIRLSVHNREKQQLRLTFATGRSFYLQLCPNLDAQEDLFMQWQEIIYLLRPPVESNSGTHAVPAWDVICMPELEEEDQASTSAESHGEGDDIRSLRIISDMSWASSAGFAGGEGRNYREPSRPAMTTLKPAQPAASWATAGAAMKGSAAGAVVSVMTSTSAGSAQNTVTGPGAASRGPRGDKSHVAMAGVISVPAKNIKVASAGAASKTSKWTSSTAALASLSPEGSTSMAIARTSTIKSIVETAAVPTAAESPISSSVSQGQNTAQEAGRRVSQANAAAREKREREQKSRHQVDRQSPGWSFSSDRSTRKDKQEGHQGSERPSLNQGMSRTPPAKDSRSSGKSRMAGSTASSGSTEKGPSRLTSFLRRLRARLPISSSAHRTDVSLVVGSAERHQGANISALTSVTSGEYPQGDYST from the coding sequence ATGAGCGGTCGCGGTGAGGTCCCCTACTACATAGTGCGGAGTGGGCCTGCAGCGAGCATGTTCAACATGCCGATGGGCAAGCTGCAGCGCCACCTGTCCGAGGGGGAGTACGATATGTTTAAGTACGCCCCCGTATTTGAGAGTGACTTCATTCAGGTCACCCGGAGGGGAGAGGTGATTGACATGCACAACCGAGTCCAAATTGTGACCGTGGGCATCGTGTGCACCAGCCCCCTCCTGCCCATCCCCGATGTCATGCTGCTGGCCAAACCCATCACCCGCAGGGGCCAGACCACCCAGGGGAGAGGCCGCCAAACTGAGAAGACCATGGAGCTCACCAGGCTGCTGCCCTTGAAGCTCATCAGGCTGTCGGTTCACAACCGGGAGAAACAGCAGCTGCGCCTGACGTTCGCCACTGGCCGCTCCTTTTACCTACAGCTGTGCCCCAATCTGGATGCTCAGGAAGACCTATTCATGCAGTGGCAAGAAATCATTTACCTCCTGCGCCCACCTGTGGAGAGTAACAGTGGTACTCATGCCGTTCCAGCCTGGGACGTGATATGCATGccagagctggaggaagaggacCAGGCCAGCACATCAGCTGAGTCCCATGGAGAAGGGGATGACATCAGGAGCCTCCGCATCATCTCTGACATGTCTTGGGCCTCCTCTGCAGGTTTTGCTGGGGGTGAAGGAAGGAACTATAGAGAGCCCAGCAGGCCTGCCATGACCACCCTCAAACCGGCACAGCCTGCAGCATCCTGGGCAACAGCAGGGGCGGCAATGAAGGGCAGTGCAGCAGGCGCCGTGGTGAGCGTGATGACATCTACGTCTGCAGGTTCTGCACAAAATACCGTGACAGGACCAGGAGCTGCTTCCAGGGGCCCAAGAGGAGACAAGAGCCATGTGGCCATGGCAGGTGTCATCAGCGTGCCTGCGAAGAACATCAAGGTGGCCAGTGCTGGGGCGGCAAGCAAAACATCCAAGTGGACCTCCAGCACAGCAGCGTTGGCCAGTCTCTCTCCTGAGGGCAGCACGAGCATGGCGATTGCCAGGACATCCACCATCAAGAGCATCGTAGAAACAGCTGCAgtcccaacagcagcagaatcgCCCATCTCCAGCTCAGTGAGCCAAGGCCAGAACACTGCACAGGAGGCAGGCCGACGGGTCTCCCAGGCCaacgccgcggcccgggagaaaagggagagggaaCAGAAGAGCAGACACCAAGTTGACCGACAGTCACCAGGCTGGTCCTTCTCTAGCGACAGATCCACCAGGAAAGATAAGCAAGAAGGACATCAGGGCAGTGAGCGCCCTTCCCTTAACCAGGGCATGAGCCGCACGCCCCCTGCAAAGGACTCCAGGTCTTCTGGGAAGTCCAGGATGGCTGGATCCACTGCCAGTTCGGGCTCCACAGAAAAGGGTCCGAGCAGGCTCACGTCATTCCTGAGGCGCCTGAGAGCCAGGTTACCTATATCATCGTCAGCCCACAGAACAGATGTGAGCCTCGTCGTGGGGTCAGCTGAGCGTCACCAGGGTGCGAACATCAGTGCCCTGACTTCAGTGACCTCCGGGGAGTATCCCCAGGGAGACTATTCCACctga